CGTGCCCGCCGGCCGGCATGCGGTCCGCGACTTCCTGGGTCATGACGAACGCGCCGATGGGAATGCCGCCGCCCATGGCCTTGGCGAGCGTCATGCCGTCGGGGACGACGCCGTAGTGCTCGGCGGCGAAGAACTTGCCGGTGCGGCAGAACCCGGTCTGGATCTCGTCGAGGATCAGCAGTGCGCCCTTCTCCTGCGTGATGCGGCGGGCTTCCTGCATGAATTCCAGGGTGGCGGGACGCACGCCGCCCTCGCCCTGCACGGCTTCGAGGATCACGGCGGCGGTATCAGAGGTGACGGCGGCGCGGAGTTCCTCGATGTTCCCGTACGTCACGAAGTCCACGTTGCGGTTGTCCACGGCGTCACCGAAGGGCTCGCGGTACTTGGGTTCCCAGGTGAAGGCCAGTGCGCCCAGGCTGCGGCCCGAGAAGCCGCGTTTCATGCTCACGAAGCGCTTACGGCCCGTGCCGGTGATGGCGAACTTCTTGGCGGCCTCCATGGCCTCGGTGCCGCTGTTGCACAGGAACACGCGGTCAAGGCCGGCGGGGGTGACGCTGACCAGTTCCGAGAGGAACTCGGCGCGCTTGTCGTTGGGGAGGCTCTGCGGCATGACGATCAGGCGGTCCACCTGTTCCTTGATGGCGCGCACCACGTCCGGGTGGCTGTGGCCGACGTTGGCGACGCC
Above is a window of Deinococcus seoulensis DNA encoding:
- a CDS encoding acetylornithine/succinylornithine family transaminase; this encodes MTGAPTHPQSKWLEAELKYDSRVVGKHEVVMTRGLGATVWDESGRSYIDCVAGYGVANVGHSHPDVVRAIKEQVDRLIVMPQSLPNDKRAEFLSELVSVTPAGLDRVFLCNSGTEAMEAAKKFAITGTGRKRFVSMKRGFSGRSLGALAFTWEPKYREPFGDAVDNRNVDFVTYGNIEELRAAVTSDTAAVILEAVQGEGGVRPATLEFMQEARRITQEKGALLILDEIQTGFCRTGKFFAAEHYGVVPDGMTLAKAMGGGIPIGAFVMTQEVADRMPAGGHGGTFGGNPLAMAAGVATIRAMKREGMAEQAREKGEYFMERLRAIQSPKIREVRGLGLMIGVELKEKSAPYIHALEHDEGVLALQATPLVVRFLPPVTISREQIDAVVAAFERVLNGVNPRAERQAQLAAQAAAGETAQGEAIQTE